The following are encoded together in the Lathyrus oleraceus cultivar Zhongwan6 chromosome 3, CAAS_Psat_ZW6_1.0, whole genome shotgun sequence genome:
- the LOC127127449 gene encoding omega-3 fatty acid desaturase, chloroplastic produces MASWVLSECGLKPLAPVFSKPRTGFAVSNNSKVRFLGTNKGVSDHKFQFQPKSFDFKEKRKWGLNVSTPLRVDSIEQQQQQQQEEELPEFDPGSPPPFSLADIRAAIPKHCWVKDSWKSMSYVLRDVVIVFGLAAAAAYLNNWMVWPFYWAAQGTMFWALFVLGHDCGHGSFSNDANLNSVVGHFLHSSILVPYHGWRISHRTHHQNQGHVENDESWQPLTETLYKSLDSAGRALRFTAPFPLLAFPVYLFIRSPGKTGSHFHPDSDLFVPTERNDVITSTASWLAMVALLVGLGFVMGPIPLLMLYGVPYVISVMWLDFVTYMHHHGHEDKIPWYRGKEWSYLRGGLTTFDRDYGWINNIHHDIGTHIVHHLFPQIPHYHLVEATEAARPVFGKYYREPKKSAPLPFHLIGEFVRSLKKDHFVSDTGDVVYYQADPELSGSSDES; encoded by the exons ATGGCGAGTTGGGTTTTATCAGAATGTGGTTTAAAGCCACTTGCTCCAGTATTTTCCAAACCAAGAACTGGTTTTGCTGTTTCCAACAACTCAAAGGTTAGGTTTTTAGGCACAAACAAAGGAGTTTCAGAtcacaaatttcaatttcaaCCGAAAAGTTTTGATTTTAAGGAGAAGAGAAAATGGGGTTTGAATGTGAGTACTCCTTTGAGAGTTGACTCAAttgaacaacaacaacaacaacaacaggaGGAGGAACTTCCGGAGTTTGATCCTGGTTCACCACCACCATTTTCATTGGCTGATATAAGAGCAGCAATTCCAAAGCATTGTTGGGTGAAGGATTCTTGGAAGTCTATGAGTTATGTTTTGAGAGATGTTGTTATTGTTTTTGGTTTGGCTGCTGCTGCTGCTTATCTTAACAATTGGATGGTTTGGCCTTTTTATTGGGCCGCTCAAGGAACCATGTTTTGGGCCCTTTTTGTTCTTGGTCATGATTG TGGTCATGGAAGCTTTTCAAATGATGCTAATCTTAATAGTGTTGTTGGACATTTCTTACATTCTTCAATTCTTGTTCCATATCATGGATG GAGAATTAGTCATAGGACTCATCACCAAAACCAAGGACATGTTGAAAACGATGAATCTTGGCAACCG TTGACAGAAACATTATACAAGAGTTTGGACAGTGCAGGACGCGCTTTAAGATTTACAGCTCCTTTTCCGTTACTTGCATTTCCTGTGTACCTT TTTATCAGGAGTCCTGGGAAGACGGGTTCTCATTTCCATCCCGACAGTGACTTGTTTGTTCCAACTGAGAGAAATGATGTTATCACTTCTACAGCTTCTTGGTTGGCTATGGTGGCTTTGCTTGTAGGATTGGGATTTGTAATGGGTCCAATTCCATTACTCATGCTTTATGGAGTTCCTTATGTT ATCTCTGTCATGTGGTTGGATTTCGTGACTTATATGCACCATCATGGCCATGAAGACAAAATACCTTGGTATCGTGGAAAG GAATGGAGCTATCTTAGAGGTGGACTTACTACTTTTGATCGCGATTACGGATGGATCAATAACATTCACCACGACATTGGAACTCACATCGTTCATCATCTTTTCCCTCAAATTCCACACTATCACTTAGTTGAAGCT ACGGAGGCAGCTAGGCCTGTGTTTGGAAAATATTACAGAGAGCCAAAGAAATCTGCTCCTCTTCCATTTCACCTTATTGGAGAATTTGTAAGGAGCTTGAAGAAAGATCATTTTGTTAGTGACACTGGTGATGTTGTGTACTATCAAGCAGATCCTGAACTTAGTGGCTCTTCTGATGAAAGTTAA